The following coding sequences are from one Lipingzhangella halophila window:
- a CDS encoding AAA family ATPase yields MISADTTATPRRPTSAADLASALSDVEYLADDGLATAGYLALRLGRPLFLEGDAGVGKTAFAQALAQATGAHFVRLQCYEGLDAAQALYDWDFTRQILHLRTVEAAAHAAGERPDAAKLEASLYDRRFLIARPLLEALENTPSVLLVDEIDRADDEFEAFLLEVLSEAAISIPELGRVVAAEPPLTVLTSNRTREVHDALKRRCLYHWVEHPSFDREVAILRRRLPDITERLASDVASAIRRMRELDLIKPPGVAESLDWANALATLGARALDPDLAAATLGAVLKYREDAERVRSTDIADLLGA; encoded by the coding sequence ATGATCTCCGCGGACACCACCGCCACACCGCGCCGCCCCACCTCCGCAGCGGACCTGGCCAGCGCCCTTTCCGATGTCGAATACCTCGCCGACGACGGCCTGGCGACCGCCGGGTACCTCGCGTTGCGCCTGGGCCGCCCCCTGTTCCTGGAAGGCGACGCCGGGGTCGGCAAGACCGCGTTCGCCCAGGCGCTGGCGCAGGCGACAGGGGCACACTTCGTCCGGCTGCAGTGCTACGAAGGGCTTGACGCCGCGCAGGCCCTCTACGACTGGGACTTCACCCGGCAGATCCTGCACCTGCGGACCGTCGAGGCGGCGGCGCACGCCGCCGGCGAGCGCCCCGACGCCGCGAAGCTGGAGGCGAGCCTGTACGACCGGCGGTTCCTCATCGCCCGGCCACTGCTCGAAGCGTTGGAGAACACGCCTTCGGTGCTGCTCGTGGATGAGATCGACCGCGCTGACGACGAGTTCGAGGCGTTCCTGCTGGAGGTGCTCTCCGAGGCGGCGATCAGCATCCCCGAGCTCGGCCGGGTCGTCGCCGCGGAACCGCCGCTGACCGTGCTGACCAGCAACCGCACGCGCGAGGTGCACGACGCGCTCAAGCGGCGCTGCCTCTACCACTGGGTGGAGCATCCCAGCTTCGACCGCGAGGTGGCGATCCTGCGCCGCAGGCTGCCCGACATCACCGAGCGACTGGCCAGCGACGTCGCCTCGGCGATCCGCCGTATGCGCGAACTCGACCTGATCAAGCCGCCCGGTGTCGCCGAGTCGCTGGACTGGGCCAACGCCCTGGCCACCCTCGGCGCACGCGCGCTGGACCCCGATCTGGCCGCGGCGACGCTCGGCGCCGTCCTGAAATACCGCGAGGACGCCGAGCGGGTCCGCTCGACCGACATCGCGGACCTGCTGGGGGCGTGA
- a CDS encoding SDR family NAD(P)-dependent oxidoreductase, which yields MRIVWTAVAGAALATAAYRARKRRPVADLRGRTVLVTGGSRGLGLLLARGFGAAGCRVVICARDDDELQRALKDLSARDIDAHGLVCDLRDPAETATMVERASGSGGLDIVVNNAGEIQVAPVDATTRGAFESAMGAMFWGPRDVADAALPHLRERGGTLVNITSIGGKVSPPHLLPYSCAKFAQVALSEGLDAELSKSGVRVLTVVPGLMRTGSHRRAVFSGAPAREYTWFALGASLPLVSMSGERAASRIVEAVRCRQRYLVLHPLTRAAMATHGAFPRLTLMGLRTMNRVLPESAGEPATSGLDASARADNALLRALTRLNDRASERLNQFVPTDPRRDGEGRGPDVSRTRQRP from the coding sequence GTGCGGATTGTGTGGACCGCGGTAGCTGGGGCCGCCCTCGCCACGGCGGCGTACCGCGCCCGGAAGCGACGGCCGGTGGCCGATCTCAGGGGCCGGACCGTCCTCGTGACGGGCGGTTCCCGCGGCCTGGGACTGCTCCTCGCGCGCGGGTTCGGTGCCGCGGGCTGCCGCGTGGTGATCTGCGCCCGCGACGACGACGAGCTGCAGCGGGCGCTGAAGGACCTGAGCGCCCGCGACATCGATGCCCACGGCCTGGTGTGCGATCTGCGCGACCCGGCCGAGACCGCCACCATGGTGGAGCGAGCGAGCGGCAGCGGCGGGCTGGACATCGTGGTCAACAACGCCGGGGAGATCCAAGTGGCGCCCGTGGACGCAACCACGCGGGGCGCCTTCGAAAGCGCCATGGGCGCGATGTTCTGGGGGCCGCGGGACGTCGCCGACGCGGCCCTGCCCCATCTGCGTGAACGCGGCGGCACCCTGGTGAACATCACCTCCATCGGCGGCAAGGTGAGCCCACCGCACCTACTTCCCTACTCGTGCGCGAAGTTCGCGCAGGTAGCCCTGTCCGAAGGGCTCGACGCCGAGCTGTCGAAGAGCGGCGTGCGCGTCCTCACCGTCGTCCCCGGCCTGATGCGTACGGGCTCGCACCGCAGGGCGGTGTTCTCCGGAGCGCCCGCACGCGAGTACACCTGGTTCGCGCTGGGGGCGAGCCTGCCGCTCGTCTCCATGAGCGGCGAGCGTGCGGCCAGCCGCATTGTCGAGGCCGTGCGCTGCCGGCAGCGTTACCTGGTGCTGCACCCGCTGACGCGCGCCGCGATGGCCACGCACGGCGCCTTCCCGCGGCTCACCCTGATGGGCCTGCGCACGATGAACCGGGTGCTGCCCGAGTCGGCCGGCGAGCCCGCGACCTCCGGTCTCGACGCCTCCGCCCGCGCCGACAACGCGCTCCTTCGCGCTCTCACCCGACTCAACGACCGGGCGAGCGAGCGGCTCAACCAGTTCGTTCCCACCGATCCGCGCCGGGACGGGGAGGGGCGCGGCCCGGACGTCTCCCGAACGCGTCAGCGGCCGTAG
- a CDS encoding alpha/beta fold hydrolase → MGETRIVYDRKGAGSPIVLLHGLGHRRQAWKKVMKRLAKHHEVIALDLPGFGKSSGPPTGDPYDLRSLVDTVQLMCAELGLQRPHFAGNSLGGAIALELGARGVAASVTALSPVGFNAVATRAGFRLLAHSARAAARIPEPVRLAAAGSRPGRAAARRILRGDHAAESAQHIRFDARKLSSDSPFVRLAPIVARYSFAAPNVPCPVTIAWGDRDRLLPPSGAQRAQRRIPHARQVMLLGCGHIPMADNPRAVAAEIMQTCRSAREDRTPGETTHTPALTS, encoded by the coding sequence ATGGGGGAGACTCGGATCGTCTACGACCGCAAGGGTGCCGGCAGCCCCATCGTGCTGCTGCACGGTCTGGGGCACCGCCGCCAGGCGTGGAAGAAGGTCATGAAGCGCCTCGCCAAGCACCATGAGGTGATCGCGCTTGACCTTCCGGGATTCGGGAAGTCATCGGGGCCGCCCACCGGCGACCCCTACGACCTCCGCTCGCTGGTCGACACGGTCCAGCTCATGTGCGCCGAGCTGGGTCTGCAGCGTCCGCACTTCGCCGGCAACTCGCTGGGCGGGGCGATCGCGCTGGAGCTCGGCGCGCGGGGGGTCGCGGCCTCCGTCACGGCGCTGTCCCCCGTAGGGTTCAATGCCGTGGCCACCAGGGCCGGGTTCCGGCTCCTCGCGCACAGCGCCAGGGCGGCGGCGCGGATACCGGAGCCGGTGCGGCTGGCCGCCGCCGGTTCCCGTCCCGGCCGGGCGGCCGCCCGCCGGATCCTGCGCGGCGACCACGCCGCGGAGTCGGCACAGCACATCCGGTTCGACGCGCGCAAACTCTCCTCCGACTCCCCGTTCGTGCGGCTGGCCCCCATCGTCGCGCGGTACTCGTTCGCCGCACCGAACGTCCCCTGTCCGGTGACCATCGCATGGGGCGACCGCGACCGGCTGCTCCCGCCCAGTGGCGCCCAGCGCGCACAGCGCCGGATCCCGCACGCCCGCCAGGTCATGCTCCTGGGCTGCGGCCACATCCCGATGGCGGACAACCCGCGCGCGGTGGCGGCGGAGATCATGCAGACGTGCCGTTCGGCCCGCGAGGACCGCACCCCCGGGGAAACCACGCACACCCCCGCGCTGACGTCCTGA